From a region of the Neobacillus niacini genome:
- a CDS encoding ABC transporter permease: protein MTFRQFAFNNVIRNKRLYAAYFLSSLFTVMVFFTFSIFANHPALSGNEMNANVTKGMNISAGIIYVFSFFFILYSMSSFLQSRKREFGLLMIQGMSMKQIRMMVFLENMVIGFFATLGGIFLGVVFAKGILLIAENVLIIESALPFYFPTQAIILTFASFIVLFFLISLFVTYVLRSKKLIELIKGNKISKGEPKASLFLTLAALILLVIGYTTALLAKGTVVVVVMLPVIVVVMVGTYLLFTQLSVYIIRRLRKKESIFWFKTNMLLFSDLAFRMKDNARTFFMVAMVSTVAFSAIGSLFGFQSFLTSGIKHVNATTFSYQSNEKESVKKDVEFINQTFKEEKIVADTEHMDMNYYDHANDTILITKSSDFNRFASLINEKQVKVPDGQVIVVKYEGPNMGQIRKPIDETIKLESGFTLKPGKDGFISSRALPASDTYYIVSDRDFEKLPTPVEVQSFYAWQVTDGEAGIMTASEKLYQHLERYKIFSVEYEIYEIMKFYGPILFVGLFIGIVFFVSAGSFLYFRLYMDLDEDKQKFSSISKMGLTEKELKKVLNRQTAILFFAPILVALVHGAVALTALSNLFSFNLFKESITVLGVFLMIQIIYFFIVRHFYTKQIKTVL, encoded by the coding sequence ATGACCTTTCGACAATTCGCGTTTAATAATGTCATTCGTAATAAAAGGTTATATGCGGCCTATTTCCTTAGCAGTTTATTTACCGTGATGGTATTTTTTACATTTTCCATATTTGCAAATCATCCAGCGTTAAGTGGAAATGAGATGAATGCAAATGTAACAAAAGGGATGAACATCTCTGCCGGAATCATTTACGTCTTTTCCTTTTTCTTCATTCTTTATTCGATGAGCTCGTTTTTGCAATCGCGTAAAAGAGAATTTGGCTTGTTAATGATCCAAGGGATGTCAATGAAACAAATCCGAATGATGGTGTTTTTAGAAAATATGGTGATTGGATTCTTTGCGACACTTGGCGGAATTTTCCTTGGGGTTGTGTTTGCGAAGGGTATCCTTTTGATTGCTGAGAACGTGCTCATTATTGAAAGTGCATTACCCTTTTATTTTCCAACACAGGCGATCATTTTAACCTTTGCGTCATTTATTGTCTTGTTTTTCTTAATCTCTTTATTTGTTACCTATGTTCTTCGCAGTAAAAAGCTGATTGAGCTTATTAAAGGAAATAAAATTTCCAAGGGCGAACCAAAGGCGAGTCTATTTTTAACACTTGCCGCACTCATACTGCTAGTAATTGGCTATACAACCGCCCTACTTGCTAAGGGTACGGTTGTTGTAGTTGTCATGCTTCCCGTGATAGTAGTTGTCATGGTCGGAACCTATTTATTATTTACCCAATTAAGTGTATACATCATTCGAAGGTTACGAAAAAAGGAATCTATTTTTTGGTTTAAAACAAATATGCTTCTATTTTCCGATTTGGCCTTTCGGATGAAGGACAATGCTCGGACATTTTTTATGGTCGCCATGGTTTCAACGGTAGCTTTTAGTGCTATTGGCAGTTTATTTGGATTCCAATCATTCCTTACATCAGGCATTAAACATGTGAATGCTACTACCTTTTCTTATCAATCCAATGAAAAGGAAAGTGTAAAGAAAGATGTTGAGTTTATTAACCAAACATTTAAAGAAGAAAAGATTGTGGCAGACACTGAGCATATGGACATGAACTACTACGATCATGCAAATGATACGATATTAATCACAAAGAGTTCTGATTTTAATCGTTTTGCCTCATTAATTAATGAAAAGCAAGTAAAGGTCCCAGATGGTCAAGTAATCGTTGTAAAGTATGAAGGTCCTAATATGGGACAGATTAGAAAGCCGATAGATGAAACGATTAAATTAGAATCAGGCTTTACCTTAAAACCCGGTAAAGATGGATTCATTTCCTCAAGAGCTTTACCGGCAAGTGATACTTATTATATTGTGTCAGATCGTGACTTCGAAAAACTTCCTACTCCAGTAGAAGTGCAAAGCTTTTATGCTTGGCAAGTGACAGACGGTGAGGCCGGGATTATGACTGCATCTGAAAAGCTATATCAACATTTAGAACGTTATAAAATCTTTTCCGTTGAGTACGAAATTTATGAAATCATGAAATTTTACGGGCCAATTTTATTTGTGGGATTATTTATCGGAATTGTCTTTTTTGTCTCAGCCGGAAGTTTCCTTTATTTCCGATTATATATGGATTTAGATGAAGATAAGCAAAAATTCTCATCGATTTCAAAAATGGGTCTAACAGAGAAAGAGTTAAAAAAGGTATTAAACAGACAAACTGCCATTCTCTTTTTCGCACCCATCCTTGTGGCACTTGTTCATGGTGCAGTTGCGTTAACGGCCTTATCCAATCTATTTTCGTTTAATCTCTTTAAGGAATCAATAACGGTGTTAGGTGTATTCTTAATGATACAAATCATTTACTTTTTCATCGTGCGACATTTCTATACAAAGCAGATAAAAACTGTTCTCTAA
- a CDS encoding ABC transporter ATP-binding protein, giving the protein MLNVIQVSKIYEGKIAYPALTDIDLTINEGEFVGIMGPSGSGKTTLLNMIATIDEPTTGEILINGHNPHKLKKEELAKFRRRELGFVFQDFNLLHTLTVEENIVLPLTLDGKKVKEMKQKANDIAEKLGISSIMKKRTYEISGGQAQRAAVARAMIHGPKLLLADEPTGNLDSKSSRDVMELLEAINKKERTTMMLVTHDAQAASYCNRVVFIRDGKFYSEIHRGDNRQAFFQKIIDTLSLMGGDAHDLSTIRV; this is encoded by the coding sequence ATGTTGAACGTAATACAAGTTAGTAAAATTTACGAAGGAAAAATTGCGTATCCTGCTTTAACAGATATCGATTTAACGATAAATGAAGGTGAATTTGTTGGGATTATGGGGCCATCTGGGAGTGGTAAAACCACGCTATTAAATATGATTGCCACGATTGATGAGCCAACGACAGGTGAAATTCTAATTAATGGGCATAATCCTCACAAATTAAAAAAGGAAGAATTAGCAAAATTTAGACGTCGTGAGCTAGGCTTCGTTTTTCAGGATTTTAATCTGCTTCATACCTTAACGGTTGAAGAAAATATCGTCCTTCCGTTAACTCTAGATGGGAAAAAAGTGAAGGAAATGAAGCAGAAAGCGAATGATATCGCTGAAAAGCTAGGAATTAGTTCCATAATGAAAAAGCGCACCTACGAGATTTCTGGAGGACAGGCACAAAGAGCCGCTGTGGCAAGAGCGATGATTCATGGACCTAAGCTTTTATTAGCGGATGAACCGACAGGAAATCTTGATTCAAAGTCATCAAGAGATGTGATGGAATTGCTTGAGGCCATTAATAAAAAAGAACGGACAACAATGATGCTTGTGACGCATGACGCACAGGCTGCGAGCTATTGTAACAGGGTCGTATTTATTCGGGATGGTAAGTTCTATTCCGAAATCCATCGTGGTGATAACCGCCAAGCCTTTTTCCAAAAGATTATTGATACACTTTCTCTAATGGGAGGGGACGCACATGACCTTTCGACAATTCGCGTTTAA
- a CDS encoding sensor histidine kinase, whose amino-acid sequence MKLFLKEHALLIVVQIIQFFVILAIYYLDGYHNLLPALYAVFLGLFFLGGYLLYHYYSRRLFYKRLTSELESLNQSLQKTEQAPISEALDRLLKNQYKHYQEQIKRLESRQAEHLKFMDQWVHQMKTPLSVIELIAQNLDEPDSSNIREETDRMKTGLNTILYMARLRTIEQDFHIKPVELAKLVSEVNHENKRFYIRNQVYPQFTQDKDGMLVETDEKWLFFMLSQLIHNAVKYSKGKSKSISISIYDRGGEAVLEVKDNGVGIPESDKQRVFEPFYTGENGRKFRESTGMGLYLTSEAAKQLGHRIEIDSKAGEGTTVRIIFSVTQNITTL is encoded by the coding sequence ATGAAGCTATTTTTAAAAGAGCATGCCCTCCTCATTGTTGTCCAAATCATTCAATTTTTTGTTATTCTCGCGATTTATTATCTAGATGGCTATCACAATTTATTACCTGCACTTTATGCGGTGTTCCTCGGTCTCTTTTTTCTTGGCGGATATTTACTCTATCATTATTATAGCCGTCGACTTTTTTACAAGCGACTTACAAGCGAACTGGAGTCCTTGAATCAATCTTTGCAAAAAACAGAACAAGCACCGATTTCTGAAGCATTGGATCGATTATTAAAAAATCAATATAAGCATTATCAGGAGCAAATCAAAAGATTGGAATCGAGGCAAGCGGAGCATTTAAAGTTTATGGATCAATGGGTTCATCAAATGAAAACACCGTTGTCTGTCATCGAGCTCATTGCTCAAAACCTCGATGAACCAGATTCCTCCAATATCCGTGAGGAAACAGACCGGATGAAGACAGGTTTGAATACGATCCTTTATATGGCTAGATTAAGGACCATTGAACAGGATTTTCATATTAAACCTGTTGAACTAGCAAAGCTGGTTAGTGAAGTGAATCATGAAAATAAACGTTTCTATATTCGAAATCAGGTTTATCCTCAGTTCACTCAGGACAAAGACGGTATGCTAGTCGAAACAGATGAAAAATGGCTGTTCTTCATGCTTTCCCAATTGATACACAATGCCGTTAAATATTCCAAGGGTAAAAGTAAGTCCATCTCTATATCCATTTACGATAGAGGCGGGGAAGCAGTCTTAGAGGTAAAGGATAATGGCGTAGGAATACCTGAGAGTGACAAGCAGCGTGTATTTGAACCGTTTTATACAGGAGAAAATGGCCGGAAATTTAGAGAATCAACAGGAATGGGACTGTATTTAACAAGTGAGGCAGCAAAGCAGCTTGGCCATCGAATCGAGATTGATTCAAAAGCTGGTGAAGGCACAACCGTTAGAATCATTTTTAGTGTGACCCAAAACATTACAACTCTGTAA
- a CDS encoding response regulator transcription factor, translating into MQKILIIEDDPKIAEHLQQYINKYGFESFIVDDFDRVIEDFQKRKPDLVLLDINLPSYDGYYWCRQIRKQSICPVIFISARVGEMDQVMALENGGDDFITKPFHPEIVMAKIRSQLRRAYGEYAAQAQERVLELEGLKLFPERLELSYKEETVPLSKKEAELIESLMDRYPRVAGREDLLEKLWDDQVYVDENTLNVNITRVRKKMESVGLKGAVETVRGAGYRLTISWLKDDDQ; encoded by the coding sequence GTGCAAAAGATTTTGATTATTGAGGATGACCCTAAAATTGCGGAACATCTGCAACAATACATAAATAAATATGGGTTTGAGTCGTTCATCGTGGATGATTTCGATCGAGTGATAGAGGATTTTCAGAAGCGTAAACCAGACCTGGTTTTATTAGATATTAATTTGCCTAGCTATGATGGCTATTATTGGTGTCGTCAAATACGCAAGCAATCGATTTGTCCTGTTATTTTCATCTCAGCAAGGGTTGGTGAAATGGATCAAGTCATGGCGTTAGAAAATGGTGGCGACGATTTTATTACAAAACCGTTTCATCCGGAAATCGTCATGGCGAAAATTCGCAGCCAGCTTCGTCGAGCATATGGGGAATATGCTGCGCAAGCTCAGGAGCGTGTCTTGGAATTAGAAGGGCTAAAGCTTTTTCCTGAGAGGCTAGAGTTAAGTTACAAAGAAGAAACCGTTCCCCTTTCCAAAAAAGAAGCTGAACTTATCGAGAGCTTAATGGATCGATATCCCCGTGTAGCTGGACGTGAGGATTTACTTGAAAAACTATGGGATGACCAAGTGTATGTCGATGAAAACACATTGAATGTAAACATTACTCGAGTCCGTAAAAAAATGGAGAGCGTTGGTCTTAAAGGAGCCGTCGAAACCGTAAGAGGTGCTGGATATCGCTTAACGATTTCCTGGTTAAAGGATGATGATCAATGA
- a CDS encoding cyclase: MDKRVLFDFEVEFTNGGGIQGQEFRLDIDGDDISDEELARYIVEDMRLLMVGKVRILNKKIINEKHKRRSAGEN, from the coding sequence ATGGATAAAAGAGTTCTATTCGACTTTGAAGTCGAGTTTACGAATGGCGGTGGAATTCAAGGGCAGGAATTCCGTCTTGATATTGATGGAGATGACATTTCTGACGAAGAGTTGGCCAGGTATATTGTAGAAGATATGAGGTTGCTAATGGTTGGTAAAGTACGGATTCTTAACAAGAAAATCATAAATGAAAAACATAAAAGAAGATCTGCTGGCGAGAATTAA
- a CDS encoding YolD-like family protein, with amino-acid sequence MAIRDRGKIKWAPASFMPEGFAVTREMFKDQLRQAKPIIDDYEKEEFDRRIGYAMEFHLPVKLTTWSDGFTEIKTGKIHYIDPITYQLRIELKPGKFERVTFDSVVGVTVVD; translated from the coding sequence ATGGCAATACGCGATAGAGGCAAAATAAAATGGGCACCGGCCAGCTTTATGCCGGAGGGATTCGCAGTGACTCGAGAGATGTTTAAGGACCAGCTGCGACAAGCCAAGCCAATTATCGACGATTATGAAAAGGAGGAATTTGACCGGCGGATAGGCTATGCGATGGAGTTTCACTTGCCGGTGAAGTTAACGACATGGAGTGATGGATTCACCGAAATCAAAACAGGGAAGATACATTACATTGACCCTATAACCTACCAGCTAAGGATTGAGCTGAAGCCTGGCAAGTTTGAACGGGTAACCTTCGATAGTGTGGTAGGAGTGACTGTAGTTGATTAG
- a CDS encoding TVP38/TMEM64 family protein, with the protein MEILLQGNQLVVAFIFFTICFLQPILLPFPEAATVGAGGAVLGSLPAASISFVGTLSGIMVAYFIAKFGGQKLIKKWVKENHIKQYERYVARNEISILLILFIIPILPDEIICFGAGISGVSFKKFLLIAGVAKLITSFSLAYSVDFAQSLALNNTQLSFLVIVILGIVMLTSFISKKMLLKRNN; encoded by the coding sequence ATGGAGATTTTATTACAAGGAAATCAGCTTGTTGTTGCTTTTATTTTCTTTACAATCTGTTTCCTACAACCAATCTTGTTACCCTTCCCAGAAGCCGCAACTGTCGGAGCTGGAGGTGCTGTACTCGGCTCTCTTCCTGCAGCAAGTATTAGTTTTGTTGGTACACTTTCAGGAATAATGGTTGCGTATTTCATAGCAAAATTTGGGGGACAAAAGCTTATTAAAAAATGGGTAAAGGAAAATCATATAAAGCAGTATGAACGTTATGTTGCGAGAAACGAGATAAGTATTTTATTAATTTTATTCATTATTCCGATCTTACCTGATGAGATCATTTGTTTTGGAGCAGGAATTAGCGGAGTAAGCTTTAAGAAATTTCTTTTAATAGCTGGTGTTGCAAAACTAATAACCTCATTCTCTTTGGCATATTCAGTAGATTTCGCACAGTCACTTGCTTTAAACAATACTCAGTTAAGTTTTCTAGTAATTGTAATCTTAGGCATTGTAATGTTGACCTCTTTCATAAGTAAAAAAATGTTACTTAAAAGAAATAACTAA
- a CDS encoding lipid II flippase Amj family protein codes for MGLFTGKVIIISLFLLIITMIETLAYSTRISGARVKLIATALSLFSTLVIVSRFSTMIQQPLTAKLIAEAPDINKLHYIEEQYRILIGVTSIGVLLGILLFPTFINIFSRAIIQLSYQRGSIIGMFANQFNQNGLRKILICFRPPSFTYLKGITLKTIPKRLFLINVIISAVFTIGVLSSIYASMLVPEDYAQAALMSSGIINGIATILLTLFIDPKASVLADRVMKKQTDYIYLKSYSLTMISSKFLGTIVAQLLFIPAAYYVAWFAKWI; via the coding sequence ATGGGGCTATTTACAGGAAAGGTAATTATAATATCTTTATTTTTGTTAATCATTACGATGATTGAAACATTAGCTTATTCAACAAGGATTTCAGGGGCAAGGGTCAAATTAATTGCAACTGCATTATCTTTGTTTAGTACGCTAGTGATAGTTTCAAGATTTTCTACAATGATTCAACAACCTCTTACTGCGAAACTTATCGCGGAAGCACCTGATATAAACAAATTACATTATATAGAGGAACAGTATAGGATTTTAATTGGAGTGACCTCTATTGGTGTGTTGTTGGGCATTCTGCTATTTCCTACGTTCATCAACATCTTTTCAAGAGCAATTATCCAACTTTCCTATCAACGTGGTTCTATCATTGGAATGTTTGCCAATCAATTCAATCAAAATGGCCTTAGAAAAATATTAATATGTTTTAGGCCACCGAGTTTTACATACCTTAAGGGAATTACGTTAAAAACTATTCCGAAACGGCTCTTTTTGATTAATGTTATCATTTCTGCCGTATTCACCATTGGAGTACTATCTTCCATTTATGCATCAATGTTAGTTCCTGAAGATTATGCTCAGGCTGCATTAATGTCATCTGGCATAATAAATGGTATAGCAACTATTTTGTTGACATTGTTTATAGATCCAAAAGCCTCTGTGTTAGCTGATAGAGTAATGAAAAAACAAACTGATTATATTTACTTAAAAAGTTACTCTCTAACAATGATTAGTTCAAAATTTTTAGGGACAATTGTGGCTCAACTTTTGTTTATCCCTGCGGCTTATTATGTAGCTTGGTTTGCTAAGTGGATTTAA
- a CDS encoding aminoglycoside phosphotransferase family protein — protein sequence MSRMHDNELDVNLNFVRGLINEQFPEFSMLPITPVNSVGTVNHVYRLGRELYIRLPRVKEWADIEKECRWIPYLAPHLTLRIPEPVALGQPKASYPVNWAVYKWIEGNNYSDELVHDEREVAKDLADFVNEMHSIDVPSDAPRAGRSPLLELNKRTLECIDEADDLLDRDRVLAAWEDSCRASVWNGQAVWIHADLLRTNLLVHSGRLTAVIDFGSVGIGDPAFDLIPAWSIFNSKGRKVFQNSIHADKDTWIRARGYALHQAVLIIPYYRVTNPQFVTLAKRTLDEILADLDTGE from the coding sequence ATGAGCAGAATGCATGACAATGAATTGGACGTTAATCTAAATTTTGTTAGAGGCTTAATCAACGAGCAGTTCCCTGAATTCTCTATGTTACCGATAACTCCCGTGAATTCTGTTGGAACGGTAAATCATGTTTACAGGCTGGGGAGAGAGCTTTATATTCGCCTGCCTAGGGTTAAGGAGTGGGCAGATATAGAAAAAGAGTGCAGATGGATTCCATATCTTGCTCCCCACTTGACACTTAGGATACCCGAACCTGTTGCTTTAGGTCAACCGAAAGCCTCGTACCCTGTGAACTGGGCAGTATACAAATGGATAGAGGGCAATAACTATTCTGATGAGTTAGTTCATGATGAAAGAGAAGTTGCAAAAGATTTGGCGGATTTTGTAAACGAAATGCACTCCATTGATGTGCCATCTGATGCGCCCAGGGCTGGACGTTCACCTTTGCTTGAGTTAAATAAAAGAACATTAGAATGTATTGATGAGGCAGATGATTTGCTGGACAGAGACCGAGTATTAGCGGCATGGGAAGATTCATGTAGGGCTTCTGTCTGGAACGGTCAAGCAGTATGGATACATGCTGATTTACTTAGAACAAATCTTTTGGTTCATTCCGGTCGTTTAACTGCGGTCATCGACTTTGGTTCAGTAGGAATTGGAGATCCGGCGTTTGACCTAATACCTGCTTGGAGTATATTCAACTCCAAAGGAAGGAAAGTCTTTCAAAATTCCATCCATGCCGACAAGGATACATGGATTCGTGCCCGAGGGTATGCACTTCACCAGGCAGTACTTATCATTCCATACTATCGAGTAACAAACCCGCAATTTGTTACTCTGGCAAAAAGAACTCTGGATGAGATATTGGCGGACTTGGATACAGGAGAATAA
- a CDS encoding DUF1259 domain-containing protein yields MSTCQRLADIIGGEVVQSTPVCVVMRLRDDIRATILGRRTLSPLALPFMLSFENNGLNLGETVLLQREVNPMLDALRCRGIIVTAFHNHWLFEEPRLMYMHWENVGMSPSEFARNSIEAAKEAGLF; encoded by the coding sequence ATGTCAACTTGTCAAAGACTTGCAGATATTATCGGCGGTGAAGTTGTCCAATCGACTCCTGTTTGTGTAGTTATGCGCCTTCGAGATGATATTCGAGCAACTATTTTAGGTCGTCGCACTCTTTCTCCACTAGCACTTCCATTTATGTTATCTTTTGAAAATAATGGTCTTAACCTAGGTGAAACTGTACTCCTTCAAAGAGAAGTTAATCCAATGCTCGATGCATTACGGTGCAGAGGTATTATCGTAACAGCATTTCATAACCATTGGCTATTTGAAGAACCGCGGTTAATGTATATGCATTGGGAGAATGTAGGAATGAGTCCGTCTGAGTTTGCCAGAAATAGTATTGAGGCTGCAAAAGAAGCAGGACTATTCTAA
- a CDS encoding EamA family transporter has translation MKTWHYALLVLLGGCSYGALSTFVKLAYAAGFTSSAVTGSQFLMGALLIWIAALFSKKKKLTLPKIGKLLLSGIPLGLTSLFYYQSLQSLNASLAIIFLFQFVWIGSLFEFVFYKKKPTTGKVVSIAILVIGSILASGIIAEGSGGMTWQGTIWGMLSALTYTTFIFLSSSVEKDTPAVQKSALFTTGGMITVFLLSPPTELLQLSVLMEIAPYGLYLGLLGVVLPPILFTIGMPHIGPGLGTILTSAELPIAVILSALVLTEQVSMSQWLGVVFILGGIIAGNLKISKPIKKSSYLERESTF, from the coding sequence ATGAAAACTTGGCATTACGCACTACTTGTTTTACTCGGGGGATGCAGTTACGGTGCATTATCAACTTTTGTAAAGTTAGCTTATGCTGCTGGTTTTACCAGCTCGGCCGTGACAGGAAGTCAATTCTTAATGGGTGCACTCTTAATCTGGATTGCAGCTCTCTTTTCAAAAAAGAAAAAACTGACGCTGCCAAAAATAGGCAAATTACTTTTATCGGGAATTCCGCTTGGTTTAACGAGTCTATTTTATTACCAATCACTGCAATCCCTTAACGCATCGCTTGCGATTATCTTTTTATTTCAATTTGTCTGGATTGGCAGCTTATTTGAATTTGTTTTTTATAAAAAGAAACCAACCACGGGTAAGGTCGTTTCCATAGCTATTCTGGTGATTGGCTCCATACTTGCTTCAGGGATTATTGCGGAAGGCAGCGGAGGAATGACATGGCAGGGTACGATTTGGGGAATGCTTTCTGCACTAACCTATACCACTTTTATCTTTCTTAGTAGTAGTGTAGAAAAGGATACTCCAGCTGTGCAAAAAAGTGCTCTATTTACCACTGGAGGGATGATTACTGTTTTCCTTCTAAGTCCACCAACTGAGTTACTACAATTATCAGTCTTAATGGAAATTGCACCGTACGGTTTGTATCTTGGTTTATTAGGCGTAGTCTTGCCGCCGATCCTATTTACCATCGGCATGCCCCATATCGGACCAGGTCTAGGGACCATTTTAACATCCGCTGAACTTCCAATTGCTGTAATTCTATCAGCGTTAGTCTTAACAGAACAGGTAAGTATGTCTCAATGGCTCGGGGTTGTTTTCATACTTGGCGGAATTATAGCGGGAAATCTGAAAATATCTAAACCTATCAAAAAGTCTTCTTATTTGGAAAGGGAATCTACCTTTTAA
- a CDS encoding ROK family protein produces the protein MLEQFAGSTSPKTKSLKLLYSLIRKLGPVRINTLTEITGYKHVTCTRLLDELVQEGLIYDSGIGESSGGRKPLMYVIKPDAYYVIGVEITNLYTTVLLLDLKLDIIDVEKLRMDSQCTGVYTLNFVSRCVDELLSKHNIQREKLLGIGIGVLDPIDKETGVIINPHLFPAGDWDNLNIVDYLQQNINTHVFIDNGTNLAALAEYRKNYWKETDNLVFVSSDMGIRCGTILQGRLVRTNMEMDDTLGHMVVDIHGRRCSCGSYGCLQAYSSLPAIRDEVVRRLKRGHNSILQDIVKDVEDIDFHHILHALEQEDSLCLDVVKEAAYYFGVGLSNLILLLRPEIVVCGGTLVPKPLFYDEVSETAQNRLMHYPKSHFQIIKSTAAYNIVAQGAGCMVLDYFTEEFQP, from the coding sequence ATGTTAGAGCAATTTGCTGGTTCAACATCACCAAAAACAAAGAGCCTAAAACTTTTATATAGCCTGATTCGTAAGTTAGGTCCAGTCAGGATCAATACACTTACTGAAATAACGGGATACAAACATGTGACATGTACACGTTTACTGGACGAGCTTGTTCAGGAAGGACTTATCTACGATAGTGGAATTGGGGAGTCTAGTGGAGGACGTAAACCACTGATGTACGTCATCAAGCCTGACGCTTATTATGTAATTGGCGTAGAAATCACCAACCTATACACCACAGTGCTTCTCCTTGATTTAAAATTAGATATCATAGACGTTGAAAAATTGAGGATGGATTCACAGTGCACCGGAGTGTACACCTTAAATTTTGTATCACGATGTGTCGATGAGCTACTGTCTAAACACAATATTCAAAGAGAGAAATTGCTAGGTATAGGGATTGGAGTTCTTGATCCAATTGACAAAGAAACCGGGGTTATCATAAACCCACATCTGTTTCCTGCAGGAGACTGGGATAACCTTAACATCGTCGATTATTTACAACAAAATATTAATACACATGTATTCATAGATAACGGAACAAATTTGGCTGCATTAGCTGAATACCGTAAAAACTATTGGAAAGAAACAGACAATTTAGTTTTTGTCTCGAGTGATATGGGAATTCGTTGCGGTACTATTTTACAAGGTAGATTGGTTCGTACTAACATGGAGATGGATGATACCCTGGGACATATGGTAGTGGATATACACGGACGGCGTTGCTCCTGCGGCTCGTATGGTTGTCTACAAGCATATAGCAGCTTGCCTGCCATCCGTGACGAAGTGGTCCGTCGGCTTAAGCGTGGTCATAATTCTATCCTTCAAGATATAGTTAAAGATGTAGAAGATATCGATTTTCATCATATTTTACATGCTTTAGAGCAAGAAGACTCTCTTTGCCTTGATGTAGTGAAGGAGGCAGCTTATTATTTTGGCGTCGGTCTTAGTAATCTCATTTTACTATTGCGACCGGAAATTGTTGTCTGTGGAGGAACGTTGGTGCCGAAACCTCTTTTTTACGACGAGGTCTCTGAAACCGCACAAAATCGACTCATGCACTATCCTAAAAGTCATTTTCAGATTATAAAATCAACTGCTGCCTACAACATCGTAGCCCAGGGAGCTGGATGTATGGTACTGGATTATTTCACGGAAGAATTCCAACCATAA
- a CDS encoding purine-nucleoside phosphorylase — protein sequence MHKMQDILEARDFIMSKTEYTPTNGMILGSGLGTLADEITNSVTIPYSEIPHFAKSEAIGHANELVIGELMGKTVVAMKGRFHYYEGFTLDEVTFPVRVMKALGVENLLITNACGAINTSFNPGDLMLITDHINLVGTNPLIGPNNNELGTRFPDVSQVYNRELRTIAANVAKEQNITLQEGVYAWWSGPAYETPAEIRMIRTLGADAVGMSTVPEAIVAIHGGMKVLGISCLTNMACGILDQPLSHDEVIEVAAMVREKFIKLVKETITRM from the coding sequence ATGCATAAAATGCAAGATATTCTAGAAGCTAGAGATTTCATCATGAGTAAGACTGAGTATACTCCAACAAATGGGATGATTTTAGGATCAGGATTAGGGACACTTGCAGATGAAATAACAAATTCTGTCACCATTCCTTATAGCGAGATTCCTCACTTCGCAAAATCTGAAGCGATTGGCCATGCAAACGAATTAGTCATTGGGGAATTAATGGGTAAAACCGTAGTGGCGATGAAGGGACGTTTTCATTATTATGAAGGCTTTACGTTAGATGAAGTCACATTTCCCGTACGAGTAATGAAGGCGCTAGGTGTAGAGAATCTACTTATCACGAATGCATGCGGTGCGATTAATACAAGCTTCAACCCTGGAGATTTAATGTTAATCACGGATCATATCAATTTAGTCGGTACCAATCCATTGATTGGACCAAATAATAATGAATTAGGAACCCGTTTCCCTGATGTTTCTCAAGTATATAATCGTGAATTACGAACTATTGCTGCAAATGTTGCAAAAGAACAAAACATTACCTTACAAGAGGGCGTATATGCTTGGTGGAGCGGACCAGCGTACGAAACTCCAGCCGAGATCCGTATGATTCGAACATTAGGAGCGGATGCTGTTGGTATGTCAACGGTCCCAGAGGCGATTGTAGCGATTCACGGAGGAATGAAAGTACTTGGTATTTCCTGTTTAACCAATATGGCATGCGGGATTCTTGATCAACCTTTAAGTCATGATGAGGTTATTGAAGTGGCTGCTATGGTAAGAGAGAAATTTATCAAACTTGTTAAGGAAACCATTACAAGAATGTAA